The sequence CACCTCGACGTTCGGGAGGACATTCGCCGCGGCCAGGAGCCATTCGCCAGGATCATGGCGACCGTCAAGGCGCTGGCTCCGGAGCAGGCGCTCGTCCTGCGCGCGCCCTTCGAGCCCGTGCCGCTCTTTGCCGCGCTCGGCAAGCGCGGCTTCGCTCACTGGGCCGAGCAGAGCGCGCCGGACAACTGGATCGTCTGGTTCTACCACGAGCCCTCTGTGCCGGCGGAGGCGGTCGCAGGCGCCCGCGCCGCCGCGTCCGCCGACGGTGACAAAGCCGTTCTCGACGTGCGCGGGCTCGAGCCACCTGAGCCCATGGTCAAGATCCTGGAGCGGCTCGACACGCTGCGGCCGGGACAGCGCCTCGTCGTGCTCCACGAGCGGCGGCCCATGCTCCTCTACCCGCAGCTCGACGAGCGCGGTTTCCTGCACGACACGGAGGAGGCCGAGCCCGGCCTCGTGCGCATTGTGATCCGCCGCCCCGCGCCGCCGTCATGAGCGGGCCGGGGCCCAGCGCGGGCAGCACGCCGTCGCCGACACTGCCCCTGTCCTATCTCGTGACCGCCGTCGCGGCCTTCGTCCTGGCCTGCGCGGCCGTGCCGGCCCTCGCCCCGGAACTCGCCGGGCACTACTACCACCCGCGCCTCACCGCGCTGGCCCACACGGTGACACTGGGGTGGATCACGCTCGGCATCATGGGCGCCTCGTACCAGCTCATCCCGATCGTGCTCGAACGCCGGGTGTGGAGCGAGCGGCTGGCACGCTGGCAGTTCTGGATCCTGGCGGTCGGCATCGCGGGCATGGTGGCGCACTTCTACATGGGCCGGTGGCCCGGGCTCCTCATGGCTGCCGTCATGGTGGGCGCGGGCGTGGCGATGCACCTCGTCAACGTGGCGCTGACGCTGCGTGGAGTCAAACGTTGGACCTTCACGGCACGTTTCATCGCCATGGCCTACACGGGACTCGCGTTGACCGTCGTCTTCGGGCTCGTCCTGGGCGCGGACAGGATCTGGAAGTTCCTCCCGGGCTCGTTCTTCCCGACGCTCCACGCCCACTTCCACCTGGCGCTCCTGGGCTGGGTGGCACCCATGGTCATCGGCGTCGCGGCGCGGGTCTATCCGATGTTCCTGCTGGCGCCCGAGCCCAGCGGCTGGCCCGAGCGGGTCCAGTTCTGGGGACTGGCGCTCGGCGTGCCCGCGGTCGTCACGGGCCTGCTCGCTGCCCCCGCCGCCCTCCTGGTACCCGGCGCGATCGCGGTCGCCGCGGCGGCGGCGGCGCATCTCACGTGGGTGTCTCGCATGGCCCGTGACCGCAAACGCCCCGCCCTCGACTGGGGCCTCCGCTTCGTGCTGACGGGCTCGACCTTTCTGATCGCGGCCGGGGCCATGGGGCTCGCGTTGGCCTTCAACCTCCTCTCGGGACCGCGCGCCGCGCTGGCCTATGCGGTCCTCGCGCTGGGAGGCTGGGTCTCGCTGACCATCGTGGGGATGATGCTGAAGATCATTCCGTTCCTCGTCTGGTATCGGGTCTACAGCCCCTTGGCGGGCCGCGCCCCCGTGCCGACGCTGGCGCAGCTGGGCTGGCCCGCGGCCGAGAGACTCGCGTACGGGCTCCTCACGGGTGGAGTCGCGGCCCTCGCCGCGGCGCTCGCCACAGGGCATGCGCAGCTCATCGGCGCGGCGGGCGCGGTACTCGCCGCGGGCGCGCTCTGCTTCGCCGCGACGGTCGCCAGCGTGCTCCACCACATGGCCCAGTACGGCCGCCGGCCCGCCATCGCCGGCTCCTCGGATGCGCCGACGCGCGAGCAGGTCCTCCAGGCGCTGGGCGGCGTCCTCGACCCAGAGCTGGGCATGTCGGTCGTCGAGCTCGGCCTCGTCTACGGAATCGAGATCGTCAATGGCGCGGTCAATATCACGATGACGCTGACGGCGCCGGGCTGTCCGGTCCACGAGATCATGCCGGGCTGGATCCGGCGGGTCGTCATGGCTGTGCCCGGCGTCGTGAGCGTGGACGTCCGCATCACCTTCGATCCGCCCTGGACGCCTGACCGCATCAACCAGAGCCCCGGGGCCTCTCGTACGCCCTTATGACCGGGCTCATATCGCCCGGCGCATCCGATCCGCTAACGTACAGACAGCAGCTCACATTCAACGGGGAGGGGCGAAGAGATGAAGAAGGCACTGGCAGTCGGATTCATCGCGGCCGTCGCGGCAGTGGCCGTTGCGGGCGCGGGCGTGAAGATCTGGGCCCAGTCAGCCGGCGGCGCGGGGCTTCCAGAGGTCAAGGCCGTCCTGACCACGGCGCCACAGGTGCCGCCTCCGGTTGACCGCCAGAGCGCCACGCGCGTCATCGTCAACCTCGAGATGACCGAGCTGACGGCGACGCTCGCCGACGGCGTCAAGTACGGGGTCTGGACCTTCGGCGGCACCGTGCCCGGCCCCTTCATCCGCGTGCGCGTGGGGGACATCGTCCAGATCAATCTCAAGAACCACCACGGCAGCCGCAACCCGCACTCGATCGACCTGCACGCGGTCACCGGTCCCGGCGGCGGCGCCGCGGTGACCCAGCTCGGCCCCGGCCAAGCCGGCGCCTTCGAGTTCAAGACGCTCAACCCCGGGCTCTTCGTCTATCACTGCGCCACGCCCAGCGTACCGATGCACATCGCCAACGGGATGTACGGCCTGATCCTCGTCGAGCCCGAGAAGGGCCTGCCGCGCGTGGACCGCGAGTACTACGTGATGCAGGGCGAGTTCTATACGAAAGGCAAAACGCTGGCCCAGGGGATGCAGGCTTACGACCACGAGAAGAACAGGAACGAGCGGCCCGAGTACGTGGTCTTCAACGGACGGATGGGCGCGCTCCTGGGCGACAAGACCCTCAAGGCCAACGTGGGCGAGACCGTGCGGCTCTTCGTCGGCAACGGCGGCCCGAACCTGATCTCCTCCTTCCACGTCATCGGCGAGATCTTCGACGCCGTGTACACGGAAGGCGCGATCACCGGCCAGCCGGCCCGCAACATCCAGACGACGCTGGTGCCGGCTGGCGGCGCGGCCGTCGTCGAGATGAAGATGGACGTCCCCGGCCGCTACCTCCTCGTGGACCACAGCATCGTGCGGGCCATGGACAAGGGTGCTCTGGGATCCATCGAAGTCGCCGGCGCCGACCAGCCCGGCATCTTCCGGACGCTCAAGCCCGGCATGGGCGGCACCGGCGGGCACTAGAGACGCTTCGGGGGCGGCGCGGCTGACCTGGGGGCCGCGCCGCCCCCGACCGGCGGACGGGACTACCTGCCGCGCACCGTCAAGACCGGGCAGGATGCGCCAGCCACGACCCGCGAGGCAATGCTGCCGACAAAGAACTTTACGATTCCCGTCCGTCCATGGGTACCCATGACGATCAAGTCGGCCTTCTTCGACTTGGCGGCGCGAATGATCTGCTCGTGCGCGACACCCTCGAGGAGCAGCGTGGCGGTCCGGGCGCCTGCCTTGCGTGCCTTCGCCTGGAGCCCGCTCAAGCGCTTCTGCCCGTACCGGCGCGCCGAGGTCTCGAGGTCGTCGTACACCTCGGGCGAGATATATCCCTCGCCGGCCATCGGCATAGGCGACGCCAACACGTGGACGAGCAGCAGCTGCGCGCGATCGGCCTTGGCCATGCTGACGGCGCGCGCGAAGGCGGCGCTCGATGCGCGGGAGAAGTCGGTTGGGTGGAGGATGCGACGCACTCGGCTCATCGGTGATCTCCTTTCGACGTTGGGGAACCCTCCACAGGGTACCACCGTACTCATTTGACTTGGCGATGCCCTCGCCTTAGGGTGCGGCGTGGGAGGTAGCCCGATGCGATTCTCGACCCAGAACCTTCTGTCTCTCCGCGAAGGCCAGAGCCACGCGCAGGTCTACGCGAATACGCTCGACGAGTGCCGCCTGGCCGAGGAGCTGGGCTTCCACACGGTGTGGCTCGCCGAGCACCACTTCTCCCCGTACGGCATCGCGCCGTCGCTGCCGGTGCTGGCGGCGGCCGTGGCGCGCGAGACCCGCCGCGTGCGGATCGGCACGGCCGTCGTCGTTGCGCCCTTCGCCCACCCGGTGCGCATCGCGGAAGAGTGGGCGATGGTGGACATTCTTTCTGGCGGACGGCTCGACTTCGGCATCGGGCGCGGGTACCAGCCCGCCGAGTTCCGCGGGCTCGCCATCTCGATGGAGAAAACGCGCGAGCGCTTCGACGAGAGCCTGGAGCTGATCCGCCGCGCGTGGACCCAAGAGCGCTGCACCTTCGAGGGCGAGTTCTACCAGGTGCGCGATCTCTGCGTCCTGCCGAAGCCCATCCAGAAACCTCACCCGCCGCTCTGGACCGCCGCCGTCTCCCCTGACACCTACACGCTGGCCGCGAAGCGCGGGCTCAAGATCCTGACCTCGCCCGCCTTCACGCCCTTCGACATCCTGCGCAAGAACTACGACGCCTACCGGCAGGCGTGGCGCGAGGCGCAGGGCACGGATGCGGGCGCGGACATCTGCCTCAACAAGATCATCCACGTGGCGGAGTCGTCGAAGCAGGCGCGCGACGACCTGCGCGAGCCGATCCGCTGGTTCTTCCAGACGCAGGCGGGGCTCATCGCCGACGAGACGGGTGTGCCGCCCGAGCAGTACAAGTTCTACCGCCGCGTGCGGGAGAACCTCCTCTCGCTGAGCGAAGACAAGGCGCTCGAGCAGGCCGCCATCGCCGGCGACCCGGAGGAGGTCGCCGACAAGATCCGCCAGCACCAGGAGGCGCTCGGCATCGACTTCATGATGGGCGCCTTCTCGCGCGGCGGCCTCGCCCACGACAAGGTCCGCCGGTCTTTGAAGCTCTTCGCCGAAAAAGTAATGCCCCGCTTCGCCTAGGTCTTCTCAGATCCCTTCTCCTCCATCGGGGGAGAGGGCAAGGGTGAGGGGGCGGTTCTAGACCGCCGCCCAGAACCGCTCCAACTCAGCCGCCACCTCAGCAGGCCGCTCAAGTTGCCACCAGTGCGAGCACGCGGGGAAGAATACAAACCGCGCGCGAGTCTTCTGGGCTAGCCGCGCGCCAAACTCCACCGCCGCGTACGGGTCCTTCTCGCCCCACAGCACCAGCCCCGGCGCCGAGACGCGCTTGAGATCATCCTCCCACTCCTCTCCGGCATGGACAGCCGACCGGTAGAGCTTGAGGATGCATTGCTTCATGGTGGGATCAACGTGCGCCGCTGTCTCGGCCGCGTCCGCACCCGGGACACCCGCCGCGACGAGCGCCGCTCCCAAAGCCTCCGCCGTCAGGCCCGCCATCACCTTCTCCCCCACCCCGGGCGTCTGCCACTCCTTCGCCGCCTGGTGCCACAGGTACTCCCGATCGAGCGGCGCGCCTCCCGCGACCCAGCTCCGCACCGCATCCGGCCGAACTGACATGGCGCGCACCACCAGGAGCCCGCCCCAATCGTGGTCGACGAGATCGATCGGCTCCTGGAGCGCCGCGAGCTGGCCGAGAACCCACTCCACGTACGCCTCCTTGGTCGCGCTGAAACCCGCCGGCAGCGGACAACCGAACCCCGGCAGCGACAACGTCACGACATCTTTCCGGTCCAAGCCCGAGTTCACCGCGTTCCATACCTGCTGCGTATCAGGGACACCATGGACGAAGACTGCGGGCATGTCTCAGGCCCCCGTGGTACCAAGCGTGGGCCTCGTCAAGATCCAGCTCGGCCTCCGGAGTGAGCCCAAGGCCCCTTACTTCCGGCGCTCGAGCTTGGCCCGTACCTCTTCCCACGATTTTGCAGCCGAGGGATTACGCGCGTGCGCACGGCGACGCCTCGCGAGCTCCTTGCGCTGTGCGTCGGTCACGCGGATTGCCTCAGGCGTGGCAGCGAGGCTGTCCCAGATCTCCCCGAGCAATTTCAGCCGGTCGGCCACGCTGAGCGTCAGAATGTCCTTAAAAGGTACATGACGCGCTCGTCGACTTACGATCGGTCGCAGCCGCGGCCGGGAGCGCCGGCGGCTTCATGCGCGAGTTATGCGACCCGACACTACGCCTACGGGGTGATCTCAACTTCTCGGACGACTGTGCCCTCAAGAAGCTCATCTCGAACGGCAAGGTATTCCTGAATGGCGTCCTGAATGTTCTGGAGGGCTTCTTCTTCGGTGGTACCTTCTGACCAACAGCCCGGCAACCCCGGGACCGAAACGCTGTATCCCTCATCGGTCTTGAGCAGCGCGATCTTGTACTTCATTGGTCACCTCCAGACTTAGTATACCCGTTGTTCGTAGGACGCCGGCATCAGCCGCGGCCGAACGCCGTCGGCTGCCTGCCTGCACTACCGTCCGAGAATCATGCGGCGCGCTTCAGACCACGGTACTGGCGTAACCGCTCCGGAGTCGAGATCGCGGGTGCGCCTTCCGATCTCCTCCGCCCAAGCAGCTTCCGCGCCCTCATCGACAGCCTCGTGAAGGCTTTCCAACAGCGAGGTTGCGAGGGCAGCCCGCGCCTCCGGTGACAGCTTCAGCGCTTCCTTCAAGAGCTTGCTGGGATCGGGTGGCATGCTGCGGATTCTATTCCGCGGCCAGGCTCTGGCGCCTGCAATCTAAGTCGGTGTAATCTAGTGTATGCAAGGGTGGACATTGACGGTATCGGGCCACCACCGCCAACATCTAGAGTGTGACGCACGGAGCGTGGAGCACTGAGCGATGCCGACGCGAGCTCTCCTGACCTACAGCGACTATGCGGCCCTTCCCGACGACGGGCGGCGCTACGAGTTGCATCGGGGAGAGCTGTCGGAGATACCGACGCCGGGCACGCGACATCAGCGAACCCTCGTTGCCCTCGGCTCGCGTCTCTATAAGCACGCGAGGGCGCAGGGCCTCGGCGAAGTCTTCATCGCCCCGACGGACTGCATCCTGAGCAACGTAACGGTGGTCCAGCCGGACATCCTCTACATCGCCACCGACCGGCTGGCGATCATCAGCGAGCGCGCCATCGAGGCGGCACCGACCCTCGTGGTCGAGGTGCTCTTGCCATCCACCGCCCATCTGGATCGCGATCGGAAGATGAAGCTGTACGCGGAGCACGGCGTGCCCCACTACTGGATCGTGGATCCAGAGAACCGTTCCGTGGAGGCCTACACGCTCACCGGGGCGATGTACGTGCTCGCGGCTCACCTGACCAGCGAGCCGGCCGCGCTGCCGCCGTTCAGCGACCTGACGCTCGACCCTGCATTAATCTGGTTCTAACGCTCCCGCTCCGATCATATGACGCCCCGGCGCTTCAGCTCGAAGAAGCATGTCG is a genomic window of Candidatus Methylomirabilota bacterium containing:
- a CDS encoding iron-sulfur cluster assembly protein, whose translation is MSGPGPSAGSTPSPTLPLSYLVTAVAAFVLACAAVPALAPELAGHYYHPRLTALAHTVTLGWITLGIMGASYQLIPIVLERRVWSERLARWQFWILAVGIAGMVAHFYMGRWPGLLMAAVMVGAGVAMHLVNVALTLRGVKRWTFTARFIAMAYTGLALTVVFGLVLGADRIWKFLPGSFFPTLHAHFHLALLGWVAPMVIGVAARVYPMFLLAPEPSGWPERVQFWGLALGVPAVVTGLLAAPAALLVPGAIAVAAAAAAHLTWVSRMARDRKRPALDWGLRFVLTGSTFLIAAGAMGLALAFNLLSGPRAALAYAVLALGGWVSLTIVGMMLKIIPFLVWYRVYSPLAGRAPVPTLAQLGWPAAERLAYGLLTGGVAALAAALATGHAQLIGAAGAVLAAGALCFAATVASVLHHMAQYGRRPAIAGSSDAPTREQVLQALGGVLDPELGMSVVELGLVYGIEIVNGAVNITMTLTAPGCPVHEIMPGWIRRVVMAVPGVVSVDVRITFDPPWTPDRINQSPGASRTPL
- a CDS encoding alpha/beta hydrolase, which codes for MPAVFVHGVPDTQQVWNAVNSGLDRKDVVTLSLPGFGCPLPAGFSATKEAYVEWVLGQLAALQEPIDLVDHDWGGLLVVRAMSVRPDAVRSWVAGGAPLDREYLWHQAAKEWQTPGVGEKVMAGLTAEALGAALVAAGVPGADAAETAAHVDPTMKQCILKLYRSAVHAGEEWEDDLKRVSAPGLVLWGEKDPYAAVEFGARLAQKTRARFVFFPACSHWWQLERPAEVAAELERFWAAV
- a CDS encoding type II toxin-antitoxin system HicB family antitoxin yields the protein MKYKIALLKTDEGYSVSVPGLPGCWSEGTTEEEALQNIQDAIQEYLAVRDELLEGTVVREVEITP
- a CDS encoding universal stress protein; its protein translation is MSRVRRILHPTDFSRASSAAFARAVSMAKADRAQLLLVHVLASPMPMAGEGYISPEVYDDLETSARRYGQKRLSGLQAKARKAGARTATLLLEGVAHEQIIRAAKSKKADLIVMGTHGRTGIVKFFVGSIASRVVAGASCPVLTVRGR
- a CDS encoding Uma2 family endonuclease, giving the protein MPTRALLTYSDYAALPDDGRRYELHRGELSEIPTPGTRHQRTLVALGSRLYKHARAQGLGEVFIAPTDCILSNVTVVQPDILYIATDRLAIISERAIEAAPTLVVEVLLPSTAHLDRDRKMKLYAEHGVPHYWIVDPENRSVEAYTLTGAMYVLAAHLTSEPAALPPFSDLTLDPALIWF
- a CDS encoding addiction module protein, producing MRPIVSRRARHVPFKDILTLSVADRLKLLGEIWDSLAATPEAIRVTDAQRKELARRRRAHARNPSAAKSWEEVRAKLERRK
- a CDS encoding DUF2249 domain-containing protein is translated as MADRPQALRRVTAANLVHLDVREDIRRGQEPFARIMATVKALAPEQALVLRAPFEPVPLFAALGKRGFAHWAEQSAPDNWIVWFYHEPSVPAEAVAGARAAASADGDKAVLDVRGLEPPEPMVKILERLDTLRPGQRLVVLHERRPMLLYPQLDERGFLHDTEEAEPGLVRIVIRRPAPPS
- a CDS encoding LLM class flavin-dependent oxidoreductase, which produces MRFSTQNLLSLREGQSHAQVYANTLDECRLAEELGFHTVWLAEHHFSPYGIAPSLPVLAAAVARETRRVRIGTAVVVAPFAHPVRIAEEWAMVDILSGGRLDFGIGRGYQPAEFRGLAISMEKTRERFDESLELIRRAWTQERCTFEGEFYQVRDLCVLPKPIQKPHPPLWTAAVSPDTYTLAAKRGLKILTSPAFTPFDILRKNYDAYRQAWREAQGTDAGADICLNKIIHVAESSKQARDDLREPIRWFFQTQAGLIADETGVPPEQYKFYRRVRENLLSLSEDKALEQAAIAGDPEEVADKIRQHQEALGIDFMMGAFSRGGLAHDKVRRSLKLFAEKVMPRFA